A stretch of Clostridium formicaceticum DNA encodes these proteins:
- a CDS encoding retron St85 family RNA-directed DNA polymerase has translation MECYRMDYIERLREQLIKQGYGKRYIYLCEQYCTRLLQNGLPVIFDNIHFSLLLGMTTQDLGKMIFLTDSLYNSISIPKKSGGKREISIPTVNLKYVQRWILDNILYNIRVSSQATGFVKGLSIVDNARPHVNKECVITIDIENFFPTISFETIFRLFYYYGYTKEMSYVLAKLCTYEGKLPQGAPTSPYLSNIVSLKLDKRFNSLVNKLSDLNASYSRYADDLTVSGDKKIVKYVPLFKEIIQDERFIVNEKKFRVQNKPDRQMVTGIIVNEKISVPIQTKKYIRQQIYYCKKFGVDRHLEHIKSIRSNYKEYLYGIAYFIKMVENDYGTSLLEELNTIVWDY, from the coding sequence TTGGAGTGTTATAGAATGGATTATATAGAAAGATTACGTGAACAACTAATAAAGCAAGGGTATGGAAAAAGATACATATATCTATGTGAACAGTATTGTACTAGACTATTACAGAATGGACTTCCTGTAATATTTGATAACATCCACTTTTCTCTTTTGCTAGGAATGACAACACAAGACTTAGGGAAAATGATATTTTTAACAGATAGTTTATACAATTCTATTAGTATACCAAAGAAATCTGGCGGAAAGAGAGAAATTTCGATACCTACTGTCAACTTAAAGTATGTGCAACGATGGATATTAGATAATATTCTCTATAATATACGAGTGTCTTCACAGGCAACAGGCTTTGTTAAAGGTCTTTCAATTGTAGATAATGCAAGACCCCACGTTAATAAGGAATGTGTGATAACAATAGACATTGAGAATTTCTTTCCTACAATTTCTTTCGAGACCATATTTAGATTATTCTATTATTATGGATATACCAAAGAAATGTCATATGTACTTGCAAAACTCTGTACTTATGAGGGTAAGTTACCACAAGGAGCACCAACTAGCCCATACTTATCTAATATAGTTAGTCTAAAGCTAGATAAAAGATTTAATAGTTTAGTAAATAAGTTAAGCGATTTAAATGCCAGCTACTCAAGATATGCAGATGACTTAACGGTTTCAGGGGATAAAAAGATTGTAAAATATGTACCTTTATTTAAAGAAATTATTCAAGATGAAAGATTCATAGTAAATGAAAAAAAGTTTAGAGTTCAAAATAAACCAGATAGGCAAATGGTTACTGGAATTATTGTTAATGAAAAAATTAGTGTTCCTATTCAGACTAAGAAATATATCAGACAACAAATCTATTACTGTAAGAAATTTGGTGTAGACAGACATTTAGAACATATTAAATCTATTAGGTCGAACTACAAGGAGTATCTTTATGGAATAGCCTATTTTATTAAGATGGTAGAAAATGATTATGGAACTAGTCTATTAGAAGAATTAAATACTATAGTATGGGATTATTAA
- a CDS encoding phosphoribosyltransferase encodes MSDLEEKIKNISNELLAKWGKDRRTENLENTILKWLSPVSEEYEKNILIELLNNFNYYSRTTMNNCFVELHSNFVTCEPSHEYSIFTSIKSKDGHVNSSQELIIYYRNINEVNYSAVIDDLKVLIDKEEWDYVKNIVLIDDIIGTGKTIINYLKNYVEELKNKKVFILVIEVAEQAYDRLMDFGKENDLSIEIVYVNKFKKVFFEEHIFKNGEHEKARTVVENRELMLWNGKTDNVLGYQRTEALTAFVTNTPNNTLSSFWCESKYVEWYPLFPRRKDELPKWKKEHINQKKKKQNSANYMLKKIKQTERKC; translated from the coding sequence TTGAGTGACTTAGAAGAAAAAATTAAAAATATTAGTAATGAGTTATTAGCAAAGTGGGGAAAAGATAGAAGAACTGAAAATTTAGAAAATACCATACTTAAATGGTTATCACCAGTTTCAGAGGAGTATGAAAAGAATATACTAATTGAACTACTAAATAATTTTAATTATTATTCAAGAACAACGATGAATAATTGCTTTGTTGAACTTCACTCAAATTTTGTGACTTGTGAACCTAGCCATGAGTATTCGATATTTACTTCAATTAAATCAAAAGATGGACATGTTAATAGTTCTCAGGAATTGATAATTTATTATAGAAATATAAACGAAGTAAATTATTCAGCGGTTATTGATGACCTAAAAGTGTTGATTGATAAAGAAGAATGGGATTATGTTAAAAACATAGTATTAATAGATGATATCATTGGAACTGGTAAAACGATAATAAACTATCTAAAAAACTATGTAGAAGAACTTAAAAACAAGAAGGTATTTATTTTAGTTATAGAAGTTGCTGAACAGGCTTATGACAGACTTATGGATTTTGGAAAAGAAAATGACTTAAGTATTGAAATAGTATATGTAAATAAGTTTAAGAAGGTATTTTTTGAAGAACATATATTTAAGAATGGAGAACATGAAAAAGCTAGAACTGTTGTAGAAAATAGAGAACTTATGTTATGGAATGGGAAAACAGATAACGTATTAGGGTATCAAAGAACAGAGGCTTTAACTGCTTTTGTTACAAATACGCCAAATAATACTTTGAGTAGTTTTTGGTGCGAGAGTAAGTATGTAGAGTGGTATCCCTTATTCCCAAGAAGAAAAGATGAACTGCCAAAATGGAAAAAGGAGCATATTAATCAGAAGAAGAAAAAACAGAACAGTGCAAACTATATGTTAAAGAAAATAAAACAAACCGAAAGAAAGTGTTAA
- the smpB gene encoding SsrA-binding protein SmpB, whose product MGKEGRKVLATNNKARHDYFIEETYEAGIELKGTEVKSIRLGKMNIRDGYARVENSEVFLYNVHISPYEKGNIFNVDPLRVRKLLLHKREIRKLIGYIQQKGFTLVPLSAYLSNGRVKIALGVARGKAQYDKRQDIAKKDADRRIQKVLRERQKQ is encoded by the coding sequence ATGGGTAAGGAAGGGCGAAAGGTTTTAGCCACCAATAATAAAGCAAGACACGATTATTTTATAGAAGAAACCTACGAAGCTGGGATTGAATTGAAGGGTACAGAAGTAAAATCCATTCGTTTAGGGAAGATGAATATTCGTGATGGATATGCCAGAGTTGAAAACAGCGAAGTTTTCCTGTATAATGTGCATATAAGCCCTTATGAAAAGGGAAATATCTTTAACGTAGATCCCCTTAGAGTAAGGAAACTTTTGCTGCATAAGCGAGAGATACGAAAGCTGATTGGGTATATCCAACAAAAAGGTTTTACACTAGTTCCTTTAAGTGCATATTTAAGCAATGGAAGGGTAAAAATAGCATTGGGAGTAGCTAGAGGTAAAGCACAGTATGACAAACGCCAAGACATAGCCAAAAAAGACGCCGACAGAAGGATACAAAAAGTATTACGTGAAAGACAAAAACAATAG
- a CDS encoding TrkA C-terminal domain-containing protein produces MPVTYGFIILILLAFIVEILSIALKITGLDIDKARFQVVSIITHTGFTTRESELITQHPIRRKIAMGLMLISYVGAAILISVIVNAFRTQQAFLYFTLYSALGLFIIRFLIRRKYLINKFENFLEKFLRHRMKVNSKYRSVEEVLRLTDEYGVVDFVIEEGHSLVGTSLMKAKLKENYIQVLNIDRGSHIIHFPKTDFTFAVGDKVLVYGKVAKINQFILSQKLNDFDQ; encoded by the coding sequence ATGCCCGTCACCTATGGTTTTATTATTCTTATTCTTTTAGCTTTTATCGTAGAAATATTATCTATTGCTCTAAAGATCACTGGTTTAGATATAGACAAAGCTCGGTTTCAAGTGGTGTCCATTATTACACATACAGGCTTTACCACTAGGGAATCTGAATTAATTACCCAGCACCCCATCCGCAGAAAAATTGCTATGGGATTGATGTTGATTAGCTATGTGGGGGCGGCTATCTTGATTAGTGTTATTGTCAATGCTTTTCGGACGCAGCAGGCTTTTCTTTATTTTACCTTATACTCAGCTTTAGGTCTATTCATTATCCGATTTCTTATTAGAAGAAAATATCTAATCAATAAATTTGAGAACTTTCTAGAAAAATTCCTGCGTCATCGCATGAAGGTGAACTCCAAGTATAGGTCCGTAGAAGAGGTGCTTCGTTTAACCGATGAGTACGGTGTCGTAGATTTTGTCATCGAAGAAGGTCATAGTTTAGTGGGTACCTCTCTGATGAAAGCAAAGTTAAAGGAAAACTATATTCAGGTTTTGAATATTGACCGTGGCTCTCATATCATCCACTTTCCTAAAACTGACTTTACTTTTGCTGTAGGCGATAAGGTTTTAGTTTATGGTAAAGTTGCAAAAATCAATCAATTTATTTTAAGTCAAAAACTCAATGACTTTGATCAATAA